The following coding sequences are from one Humulus lupulus chromosome X, drHumLupu1.1, whole genome shotgun sequence window:
- the LOC133806303 gene encoding uncharacterized protein LOC133806303, which produces MKGLDLVFYVSVCTDTTKPIVGTIGFTLKTVFSLPVKQALLLLFFELCSVEDAANYRDELREIAPHSLLKCLSDATTLGIRVQVRCVYIEGQSQPSKGRYFFAYRIRITNNSERPVQLLRRHWIITDAHGKIENVWGIGVIGEPPSIVQAAAIRGCCF; this is translated from the exons ATGAAAGGCTTGGACCTGGTATTTTATGTTTCTGTGTGCACTGATACTACTAAACCAATAGTTGGTACTATTGGTTTCACATTAAAGACAGTGTTTTCCCTGCCAGTAAAACAGGCTTTGCTGCTTTTGTTTTTTGAACTATGCAGTGTTGAA GATGCAGCTAATTATCGCGATGAGCTGAGAGAAATTGCGCCCCACTCTCTTTTGAAATGCTTAAGTGATGCAACAACCTTG GGAATCAGGGTTCAAGTGAGGTGTGTGTATATTGAGGGCCAGAGTCAGCCTTCAAAGGGTCGCTATTTCTTTGCATACAGAATACGAATTACCAATAACTCAGAACGCCCTGTCCAACTTCTTAGAAGACATTGGATTATAACCGATGCCCATGGAAAAATTGAGAATGTCTG GGGGATTGGTGTTATTGGTGAACCGCCATCCATTGTCCAAGCTGCTGCCATTCGTGGGTGTTGTTTCTGA